Sequence from the Paenibacillus tundrae genome:
TAGTTCCCGCAAGGCTGTCCAGGTCGTAGCTACACGTAAATGGGTAATCCTGCTCACATTTATGGGTTTCCTGCTTGGCAAGGCAATGATACTAAATGAATTGTCACCGTTTGCTATCGCCTACTTCGCAGTTATTGCTTTCATGCGTAGAGATTACATTATTCCCGTCGGTGCTGCATTGTTAACGGGAAGTCTCTTTGCCCCATTTCCAGTCCCACTCATCGTTGCCACAGAGATCGCTATCTTCTATCTCTTTTATAGAGGTTTAGAGTCTTATGACCGTGCTGAATTATCTTATGCGCCAGCGATGGTGTTTACGACTACTTTTATGGTCAAGTTGTTCGCTGTTGTCATTGGACCATCGTTCAGTTGGTACGCCATGCTGATGCTTACGATGGATTCCGTACTCAGCTTCGTGCTTACGCTAGTGTTTATTCAGGCAATACCGATTTTTACGTACCGCAAAAAAAAGTTCAACCTAAAGAACGAGGAGATCCTCTGCCTAATCATCCTGCTAGCTTCTGTCATGACAGGAGCCGTTGGGTGGACGATTCAGTCTTTATCTGTCGAGCATATGCTATCTCGCTATCTGATTTTAATCTTTGCGCTAGTGGGCGGGGCCCCCCTTGGTGCTTCAGTGGGAGTCATTACTGGGCTTATCCTGAGCCTGGCTGATATGACAGCCATATATCAGATGAGTCTTCTCGCTTTTGCAGGGATGCTGGCAGGAATGCTGCGAGAGGGGAAGCGAGCAGGGGTAGCATTAGGCATGCTGCTTGGCTCATCGATCCTGGGGATATATTTAGGCGGACCAGGCGACGTTATGAATTCGTTATGGGAGACCTGTGCAGCTATCGTGCTATTTATGTTAACGCCAAAAAGCATGATGACGGCCATATCCAAATATGTGCCGGGCACGCAGGATCACACCAAGTCGCAGCATGAATATGCGAAGCGAATACGCGATGTAACCGCAGAGCGAGTAACTCGTTTTTCTCAAGTGTTTCGGCAATTGTCACGTAGCTTTGATCAGATGTCGGGCACGGGAGAAGTGGCACAGAACGAAGGCGGGATGGAGCATTTTATGAATGCTGTGGCTGAGGGATCATGTGCTAATTGCTTCAAACGGGCCCAGTGCTGGGATGCAAAGTTTATTCAGACGTACAAATATATGACCGATGTCATGAGCTCCATTGAAGCTAACCCTGAAATGTCTGGCAAGCAGATTCCAGCTGAATGGAACCGGGTCTGTGCTAAACCTGAGGAGGTTCTTGAGGTAATGAGAGCCCAGTATGGGCTGTATCAGCATAATATGCAATGGAAGCGTCAGATCGTCGATAGTCGGCAGCTCGTGGCAGAGCAGCTATCTGGGGTATCCCAAGTCATGGAGGATTTAGCGAAGGAAATTCAACGGGAAAGTGAGGAGATGGTTCAGCAGGAGGAGCAGATTCGAGATGCACTTGAATCACTGGGGCTGTCTATCCACTCTATTGAAATTATAAATCTGGAAGCAGGGAATGTTGAAATTGAAATTGTACATGCGTATACACGTGGGTTCGATGAATGCCGCAAGATGATTGCGCCATTAATATCGGATGTATTAGACGAGCACATTGCGGTGCTGCATGAAACGATGATGGATGCTCGGCAAGGCTTAGCAACGGTAACCTTCGGGTCAGCCAAAACATTTGAGATCAGCACAGGAGTAGCTGCGGCTGCCAAAGGGGGAGATCTGTTATCAGGGGATAGCTTCAGTACGGTTGAACTGGGCAATGGTACTTTTGCGGTGGCGCTTAGCGATGGTATGGGTAATGGGGAACGTGCACGTATGGAGAGCAGTGCAGCGCTGAATATCCTGGAACAATTACTTCAATCGGGAATGGATGAGAAACTGGCCATTAAGTCTGTAAATTCTGTACTCATGCTTCGGTCGCCTGAAGAGATGTATGCCACAGTAGACATGGCTTTGATTGATGAATATACGGCAGAGACCACATTTATGAAAATAGGTTCGACGCCAAGCTTTATTAAACGAGGGCAGGAGGTTATTCAGGTATCAGCTAGTAATTTGCCTATTGGTATTATAAAGGATATTGAGGTTGATCTGGTCACGGTACAGCTGCAGCCTGGGGATATTCTGATCATGATGACCGATGGCATCTATGATGCACCCGGCTATGCCGTCAACAAAGAATTATGGATGAAGCGACTTATTCAAGAGATTGACAGTGACGATCCACAAGATGTGGCAGACTGCTTGCTTGAAAGTGTTATTCGATATCAGCAACATGAGATCTATGACGATATGACTGTGGTTGTAGGCAAAGTAGAGCATTATCGCCCGGAGTGGGCTACGCTTCGCGTGCCTGGCATTAATCGAATGGAACGACCACGAACGGTGAGTTAATTCTCTCTACTCTGTTTGAACTCTCTCCAATCTGGCAATGCTATTCATAGAGTTGGAGAGTTATGAAGCGGAGGGATATCGAATGAAGCAAATTTTGTTGATAACCGACGGTTGTTCAAATGTAGGGACAAGCCCAGTACTCGCTGCTTCTGAAGCGAACGAGGAAGGGATTACAGTCAATGTTGTTGGCGTTATAGATTATGGAACGATAGGTGAACTAGGAAGCCGGGAAATAGAAGAGATTGCGAAGGCTGGGGGCGGAATCAGTCAGATTGTGGGGACAAGACAGCTTGCTCATACAATGCAGATGATGACTAGAAAAACAGTGGTTCAGACGATTCAGCAGGCGGTTAATAGAGAGCTAACACAAATTTTGGGAGATCAAAGTCCCAAAACGGTGACTGACCTTGACCCAGAGCGTCGTGCTCAGGTCGTGGAAGTGATGGATAATATGGCGGAAACCGCCCCGTTGCAGGTCATTCTGTTAATCGATGTAAGTGCGAGCATGAAGCCTAAGCTTGCAGCCGTAGAAGAGGGAATACGAGATTTGATGTTAAGTTTACAAGCTCGTGCTGGATCAAGCCGGCTTTCGGTATTTCATTTTCCTGGACGTCACAGTGGTGAGGATGCTGTCATGGATATTAACTGGACAACCGATCCGAGTAGTGTCCGATCACTGTTTGGACGTCTGCAGATGAGGGGAGCGACGCCCACAGGTCCTGCGATTCAGAAGGTGATTGATTTTTACCGATATGGTACACTGGAGGAACAGCAGGAAATAGAAGGGAAATATCGCATTGAAAGAGAAGGGATGCTCGGTGACAACGTTGTCTGACGCCTCTTTCCCGCCAGGAACAGTGATTACTGGGAAATGGAATCGCAGCCGTTATACGGTTCGAAAGTTGCTGGGCAAAGGAGCTAACGGCATCGTTTTTCTTGTCCAGCGGGGTGAAAATGGCAAACACTATGCACTTAAAATGGGGTTTGATCCCGTAGATTTGCAATCAGAGATCAATGTGCTCAAATCTTTTCAGTTACAGCGCAATCATGAGGCTCTTCGTCAGAGCGGCATTCCCTCCTATCTCAAAGATGTGGATGATTATGCCGTTCGTGGCCGTGATATTCCTTTTTACGTGATGCGTTACGTTCGAGGTGAGGCTTTACATCACTTCATTCGACGTCAGGGTACGGAATGGACACTTTTGG
This genomic interval carries:
- the spoIIE gene encoding stage II sporulation protein E — encoded protein: MMEKWNVIQFPGMKAGKGSAEAREELSVRLKQWISSRKAVQVVATRKWVILLTFMGFLLGKAMILNELSPFAIAYFAVIAFMRRDYIIPVGAALLTGSLFAPFPVPLIVATEIAIFYLFYRGLESYDRAELSYAPAMVFTTTFMVKLFAVVIGPSFSWYAMLMLTMDSVLSFVLTLVFIQAIPIFTYRKKKFNLKNEEILCLIILLASVMTGAVGWTIQSLSVEHMLSRYLILIFALVGGAPLGASVGVITGLILSLADMTAIYQMSLLAFAGMLAGMLREGKRAGVALGMLLGSSILGIYLGGPGDVMNSLWETCAAIVLFMLTPKSMMTAISKYVPGTQDHTKSQHEYAKRIRDVTAERVTRFSQVFRQLSRSFDQMSGTGEVAQNEGGMEHFMNAVAEGSCANCFKRAQCWDAKFIQTYKYMTDVMSSIEANPEMSGKQIPAEWNRVCAKPEEVLEVMRAQYGLYQHNMQWKRQIVDSRQLVAEQLSGVSQVMEDLAKEIQRESEEMVQQEEQIRDALESLGLSIHSIEIINLEAGNVEIEIVHAYTRGFDECRKMIAPLISDVLDEHIAVLHETMMDARQGLATVTFGSAKTFEISTGVAAAAKGGDLLSGDSFSTVELGNGTFAVALSDGMGNGERARMESSAALNILEQLLQSGMDEKLAIKSVNSVLMLRSPEEMYATVDMALIDEYTAETTFMKIGSTPSFIKRGQEVIQVSASNLPIGIIKDIEVDLVTVQLQPGDILIMMTDGIYDAPGYAVNKELWMKRLIQEIDSDDPQDVADCLLESVIRYQQHEIYDDMTVVVGKVEHYRPEWATLRVPGINRMERPRTVS
- a CDS encoding vWA domain-containing protein; amino-acid sequence: MKQILLITDGCSNVGTSPVLAASEANEEGITVNVVGVIDYGTIGELGSREIEEIAKAGGGISQIVGTRQLAHTMQMMTRKTVVQTIQQAVNRELTQILGDQSPKTVTDLDPERRAQVVEVMDNMAETAPLQVILLIDVSASMKPKLAAVEEGIRDLMLSLQARAGSSRLSVFHFPGRHSGEDAVMDINWTTDPSSVRSLFGRLQMRGATPTGPAIQKVIDFYRYGTLEEQQEIEGKYRIEREGMLGDNVV